Proteins found in one Planococcus citri chromosome 2, ihPlaCitr1.1, whole genome shotgun sequence genomic segment:
- the LOC135836334 gene encoding zinc finger protein 264-like, whose amino-acid sequence MDVFECSDCGKKLRSRDGIINHLKKCGEAVVNSVKKRYSCTHCYKEFFSQWGLSKHLKKNHEKVEQVPKKITKSLKCNYCPAMFSSKQGRINHAKKNHPEYTIKRTELITRKKHDCVFCGKTFASKHYRVRHEDSCVKEIANVARSNNTTSINSTGESCSNDEISFLQQELSAPDNVPNTQENTNTMPFQLQGTSYPLETPQFGSNAENSPRYTSSGNITMTPKLRRYIRDRKKFLKLRTPDINSPRKARLNLEYGQKTVLQHRKEIATLQQQVRRLQKQVKTFKDLLQHLEKENKISSTVADKFLVSVEEIYVY is encoded by the exons ATGGACGTATtc GAATGTTCCGACTGTGGTAAAAAGTTACGAAGCAGAGATGGAATAATCAATCATTTAAAGAAATGCGGCGAAGCAGTAGTGAATTCTGTGAAGAAA AGATACTCTTGCACACACTGCTACAAAGAGTTTTTCTCTCAGTGGGGactttcaaaacatttgaaaaaaaaccacgaaaaagTGGAGCAGGTGCCGAAAAAA ATAACGAAGTCGCTGAAATGCAATTATTGCCCTGCTATGTTCTCTTCTAAACAAGGTCGTATTAAtcacgcaaaaaaaaaccaccctGAATATACTATCAAGAGAACTGAATTGATAACCAGAAAGAAACAC gacTGTGTTTTTTGTGGCAAAACTTTTGCAAGTAAACACTACAGAGTTCGGCATGAAGATTCCTGTGTGAAGGAAATTGCAAATGTTGCCCGAAGTAATAATACTACTTCCATAAATTCGACTGGAG aaagcTGTAGTAATGATGAAATATCCTTTCTTCAACAAGAGCTATCAGCACCAGATAACGTTCCAA ATACACAGGAAAATACGAATACCATGCCTTTTCAATTGCAAGGTACCAGCTATCCGCTAGAAACGCCGCAGTTCGGCAGTAATGCTGAAAATTCGCCACGTTACACTTCAA GTGGTAATATTACTATGACGCCAAAACTGCGACGTTATATTAGAGATCggaaaaaattcctaaaacttCGTACACCAGATATAAATTCACCACGTAAAGCGAGGCTTAATTTGGAGTATGGACAGAAAACTGTTCTTCAGCACCGAAAAGAAATCGCAACACTTCAACAACAAGTTCGCAGACTACAGAAACAAGTGAAAACGTTTAAAGATCTTCTTCAACAtctagaaaaagaaaataaaatttcgtctACAGTTGCTGATAAATTTTTAGTAAGTGTCGAGGAAATATATGTTTATTGA
- the LOC135836325 gene encoding probable ATP-dependent RNA helicase DDX20, translating to MFNIHESLPTCHDLGEKHRTTDVLFGKKVTFSSLLLKEEIQQGLTRCGYIYLSPIQKNALPLALTGTSIIAHAKSGTGKTLVYCLSALNNVLEKKQRSLQCLILSPTREIAKQIYDVFKNVGFYIKDLRVEYFIGGTPLDLDVLKCKDCQIAIGAPGRIKHLIDMGELKVDHVKMLVLDEVDALLCNKEFAIRELASQLPAGKQTVVCTATFSDHIKQLLNPISSTIKYVTVNESMNSEKTDQITSNILIGIKQFVAPVFSDSTSLDAIRKRNKLIDILRNFKYDQCFVFVNYVTIAKGLCNMLVSNNFPALWVSSEQNQSTRISTLNKLKLNQCNILVTTDLAARGIDVHNVNLVINMGIPSPPDVYIHRMGRAGRYGSEGAVITILHEGYEMEQFYKVVSSVSTDPVDLFVLPDAVPKTINESELQKVHCKPDSNALPNVNEFQFKKNNENQTKSTTKKKSKKSKKKKQSKKEESSPQVLESNSAFVEKEEDSAEEFIPDNVAVDKEMETIVEHYIEAIKEEVDRGSVSVDETNLRNLFKPSRNNVYVVQYSNFYKPTFIQIPEGDEDEDDDVFIQTIDDTCVIEYMRYIKNKHAFLDEQKIPCSMTQFLELVKCNDSLIRRFVSVDVQDSVKDILEKIRNMLTENKRKQSVSVKSMRSETSNFVNIPNDPSRRINQQMKFYRAESLDTMNSIEHETSNWMVSRTDYLSRQYSPKRGSREHSTLPIPNFTDDPPDLHSDAPYTVFRSSRNDIEDVQQTDYDDESYQQSTTPLNTTRVNNSNEIPNPHLHPEYVTCPNCRHEFRLSRSENLPFLPSMKSHVDVGMERRIWQHHFNFISSQMSSRSFMFGNRNS from the exons atgtttAATATTCATGAAAGTTTACCAACTTGCCACGATCTTGGCGAAAAACACCGCACCACCGATGTattatttggtaaaaaagtcacattttcaTCTTTActtttaaaagaagaaattcaACAAGGATTAACGAGATGTGGTTATATATATTTGTCACCTATTCAGAAAAACGCTCTACCTCTAGCTTTAACAGGAACAT CCATAATTGCTCATGCCAAATCTGGTACCGGCAAAACTCTGGTTTATTGTCTGAGTGCTCTGAATAACGTATTGGAAAAAAAGCAACGCAGTCTTCAATGTTTAATCTTATCTCCAACTCGTGAAATCGCCAAACAAATCTACGATGTGTTCAAAAACGTCGGATTCTACATAAAAG ATTTAAGAGTAGAATACTTCATCGGTGGAACCCCATTAGATCTGGATGTGTTGAAATGCAAAGATTGTCAAATAGCTATCGGTGCTCCGGGTCGAATAAAACACTTAATTGATATGGGCGAATTGAAAGTTGACCATGTGAAAATGTTGGTGCTAGATGAAGTGGATGCGTTACTATGTAATAAAGAATTTGCAATAAG AGAATTAGCTTCGCAACTCCCAGCTGGGAAACAAACCGTTGTATGCACCGCTACCTTTTCTGACCATATAAAACAGTTACTTAATCCTATATCATCGACTATTAAATACGTGACTGTCAACGAATCAATGAATAGCGAAAAAACCGATCAAATCACATCAAACATCCTGATTGGTATTAAACAATTCGTTGCTCCTGTGTTTAGCGATTCGACATCATTGGACGCCAttcgaaaaagaaacaaattaatCGACATATTACGAAATTTTAAATACGACCAGTGTTTCGTATTTGTGAACTATGTAACAAT TGCTAAAGGACTGTGTAATATGCTAGTGAGTAATAATTTTCCCGCGCTTTGGGTATCGAGTGAACAAAATCAGTCTACTAGAATATCAACTCTGAATAAATTGAAGCTGAATCAGTGCAATATACTGGTCACCACCGATCTGGCTGCTCGCGGTATAGATGTTCATAATGTGAATTTAGTTATCAATATGGGCATTCCTAGTCCGCCGGATGTATACATTCATCGTATGGGAAGAGCTGGTCGTTATGGAAGCGAAG GTGCTGTTATAACAATACTTCACGAAGGCTACGAAATGGAGCAATTCTATAAGGTAGTGAGTTCAGTTTCGACAGATCCGGTAGATTTGTTCGTTTTACCTGATGCAGTTCCTAAAACCATCAACGAATCCGAGCTTCAAAAGGTTCATTGCAAACCAGATTCGAATGCGCTGCCTAATGTGAatgaatttcagttcaaaaaaaataacgaaaatcaAACGAAATCAACCACTaagaaaaagtcgaaaaaatcaaaaaagaaaaaacagtcTAAAAAAGAAGAATCTTCGCCTCAAGTATTAGAATCGAACTCCGCTTTcgttgaaaaagaagaagattCTGCCGAAGAATTTATACCGGATAATGTTGCTGTTGATAAAGAAATGGAAACCATCGTCGAACATTATATCGAAGCGATCAAAGAAGAAGTTGATCGAGGTAGTGTTTCCGTCGATGAGACTAACCTTAGAAATCTGTTCAAACCATCGCGCAATAACGTCTACGTTGTTCAGTATAGCAATTTTTATAAACCGACTTTTATCCAAATACCTGAAGGAGATGAAGATGAAGACGATGACGTTTTTATTCAAACAATCGACGATACTTGTGTGATCGAATATATGCGTTACATAAAAAATAAGCACGCGTTTTTAGACGAGCAGAAAATACCTTGCAGTATGACGCAATTTTTAGAACTGGTTAAATGCAACGACTCTCTTATTCGTAGATTCGTCTCGGTCGACGTTCAAGATTCCGTTAaagacattttggaaaaaattcgtaaTATGTTGACGGAAAATAAACGAAAGCAAAGTGTATCCGTGAAATCGATGAGGTCAGAAACAAGCAATTTCGTAAACATCCCTAATGATCCTTCGAGACGAATAAATCAGCAAATGAAATTCTATCGAGCGGAAAGCTTAGACACGATGAATAGTATCGAACATGAAACATCCAATTGGATGGTCAGTCGTACCGATTACTTATCGAGGCAGTATTCGCCGAAACGTGGAAGTCGAGAACATTCCACTCTTCCTATTCCAAATTTCACCGATGATCCTCCAGATTTACATTCTGATGCACCATACACCGTGTTCAGATCTTCACGTAATGATATTGAAGATGTTCAGCAGACAGATTATGACGATGAAAGTTACCAACAATCTACCACGCCGTTAAACACTACTCGTGTGAATAATTCAAATGAAATACCTAATCCACATTTACATCCCGAATATGTAACATGTCCCAATTGCCGACACGAGTTCAGGTTATCTAGATcagaaaatttaccatttttacccTCAATGAAATCTCACGTCGATGTAGGAATGGAAAGAAGAATATGGCaacatcattttaattttattagttCTCAAATGTCATCTCGTTCTTTCATGTTCGGAAATAGAAATAGctga
- the LOC135836327 gene encoding uncharacterized protein LOC135836327 isoform X2, producing MMSRKREAAPPALILLSDIKEAVPKFNVIDSPSFLIGRSPDSNLTLLGKNISRKHCTFDYDEEAKKWKIQSHSRTPVSVQGKNVKANSSITLECGDKIKITPNIVFEFKCSPDSQQKCCMDFKRPRFSSDDEEDEDDDISSTRNAQNLNDDVAFPDLDDDIGYPNLDDDVALIPHINDVDEDISLITDFGNVKKNVASIPNVDSDDQTASFDDKPELPSTLPVALLPDSEDFTEFRANYSDSVTESYNKAYSDPVSPSGIDSLPLSNDNVDFTSPLTVDDLEKEIQSYVNFDLDIFGDKASSHQKLKDDLEYRLKFIRKLINFNSSCESYFSNPDDVYMLKASIEELPAELSKSDYQNEKTLCKQSDEKLNRIILNMDAILMEKTKLAANFVHKFLEKFPSKKLHDTFENSQNLLDDDGLDFKPKSTLGGKEHEDLVREKNDLQTEIEKYKEENKRHKENTSWQESRIKFLELKIKDKEKLEIELENAKEETELLEKQNADMKRDLANLEIMELEYKNILETNKYREEDKRDKDALQRTINTLESQMKVLKEDNALLLSDNCVKKDEITNLKKKCEELEEKIKEKIVAATRCVSACGSDGSSEEEYCCDMVKEVKTSLMDLMEKEFSCSICGEMLIESTVTNCNHVFCSFCLQEWKKKQKKCPFCRGPLSKEVRAVIIDDYITSFMKLLSEKMYAERMKVISDRTAKKAPPPPPTPQGRGRTARRNSRQAAAVVDLS from the exons ATGATGAGTAGAAAACGCGAAGCTGCACCACCAGCTTTAATTTTGTTGAGTGATATCAAAGAAGCTGTACCGAAATTTAATGTCATTGATTCTCCATCA TTTCTTATTGGAAGATCCCCAGATTCGAATTTAACCCTGCTAGGAAAGAATATTTCTAGAAAGCACTGCACCTTCGATTACGATGAAGAAGCAAAAAAATGGAAGATCCAGTCACAT AGCCGTACTCCTGTCTCCGTTCAAGGGAAAAATGTCAAAGCAAACTCTTCGATTACTTTGGAATGCggtgataaaataaaaattacgccaaaTATTGTTTTCGAATTCAAATGTTCTCCCGACAGTCAACAAAAATGCTGTATGGATTTTAAGAGACCGAGATTCTCTAGCGACGATGAAGA GGATGAAGACGATGATATTTCTTCTACAAGAAACGCGCAAAACTTGAACGACGACGTTGCATTTCCCGATTTGGACGATGATATTGGATATCCCAACTTGGACGATGACGTTGCGCTTATTCCACACATCAACGATGTGGACGAGGATATTTCACTTATCACCGATTTTGGCAACGTAAAGAAGAATGTAGCGTCAATTCCAAACGTTGATAGCGACGATCAAACTGCTTCATTCGACGACAAACCTGAGTTACCAAGCACTCTTCCTGTTGCATTATTACCAGATTCTGAGGATTTTACAGAATTTCGCGCCAATTATTCTGATTCGGTTACTGAATCGTACAATAAAGCGTATTCGGATCCGGTATCACCGTCTGGCATTGATTCGTTACCTTTATCGAATGATAATgttgattttac TTCGCCTCTCACCGTTGACGATTTGGAGAAAGAAATACAAAGTTACGTAAACTTCGATCTAGACATCTTCGGCGATAAAGCTTCGAGCCATCAAAAGCTGAAAGATGATTTGGAATATAGACTCAAATTCataagaaaattaattaatttcaactcaTCTTGCGAATCATACTTCTCCAACCCGGACGATGTTTACATGTTGAAAGCGTCAATTGAAGAATTACCCGCTGAACTTTCAAAATCAgactatcaaaatgaaaaaacgttgTGTAAACAgtcagatgaaaaattgaatcgtattATTTTGAACATGGATGCAATATTGATGGAGAAAACTAAACTGGCTGCCAATTTCGTGcataaatttctcgaaaaatttcccaGTAAAAAGCTTCATGatactttcgaaaattcgcaaAATCTTCTGGACGACGACGGACTAGATTTC AAACCAAAAAGTACGCTTGGTGGTAAAGAACACGAAGATCTCGTTCGCGAAAAAAACGATTTACaaactgaaatagaaaaatacaaGGAAGAAAATAAGCGACATAAAGAA AATACGAGCTGGCAAGAATCAAGAATTAAATTTCTAGAGCTGAAAATAAAGGACAAAGAAAAACTCGAGATTGAACTGGAAAATGCGAAAGAA GAAACCGAACTATTGGAAAAACAAAATGCTGATATGAAACGCGATTTGGCCAATCTCGAAATAATGGAATTAGAGTACAAAAACATATTGGAAACGAATAAATACCGCGAAGAAGATAAACGA GATAAAGATGCTTTACAGCGCACTATTAATACTCTGGAGAGTCAGATGAAAGTACTTAAAGAAGATAATGCTCTATTATTGAGTGATAATTGTGTAAAGAAGGATGAAATTACAAACCTGAAAAAG AAATGCGAGGAGTTAGAAGAAAagatcaaagaaaaaattgtcgcCGCTACACGATGCGTTAGTGCATGTGGAA GTGACGGTTCTTCAGAAGAAGAGTATTGCTGTGATATGGTCAAGGAAGTTAAAACCAGTTTAATGGACTTGATGGAAAAAGAATTTAGTTGCAGCATTTGCGGTGAAATGCTTATAGAA TCCACAGTTACTAACTGCAACCACGTATTCTGCTCGTTTTGTCTACAAGAGTGGAAGAAGAAACAAAAGAAATGTCCGTTTTGCCGAGGACCGCTTTCTAAAGAAGTCAGAGCTGTTATTATAGACGATTACATCACAAGCTTCATGAAACTGCTTTCCGAAAAAATGTACGCCGAACGAATGAAAGTGATCAGTGACAGAACAG ctaaaaaagcACCACCGCCGCCTCCAACTCCTCAAGGCAGAGGTAGAACCGCTAGGAGGAACAGTAGGCAAGCAGCCgc AGTTGTTGATCTCAGCTGA
- the LOC135836327 gene encoding uncharacterized protein LOC135836327 isoform X1 produces MMSRKREAAPPALILLSDIKEAVPKFNVIDSPSFLIGRSPDSNLTLLGKNISRKHCTFDYDEEAKKWKIQSHSRTPVSVQGKNVKANSSITLECGDKIKITPNIVFEFKCSPDSQQKCCMDFKRPRFSSDDEEDEDDDISSTRNAQNLNDDVAFPDLDDDIGYPNLDDDVALIPHINDVDEDISLITDFGNVKKNVASIPNVDSDDQTASFDDKPELPSTLPVALLPDSEDFTEFRANYSDSVTESYNKAYSDPVSPSGIDSLPLSNDNVDFTSPLTVDDLEKEIQSYVNFDLDIFGDKASSHQKLKDDLEYRLKFIRKLINFNSSCESYFSNPDDVYMLKASIEELPAELSKSDYQNEKTLCKQSDEKLNRIILNMDAILMEKTKLAANFVHKFLEKFPSKKLHDTFENSQNLLDDDGLDFKPKSTLGGKEHEDLVREKNDLQTEIEKYKEENKRHKENTSWQESRIKFLELKIKDKEKLEIELENAKEETELLEKQNADMKRDLANLEIMELEYKNILETNKYREEDKRDKDALQRTINTLESQMKVLKEDNALLLSDNCVKKDEITNLKKKCEELEEKIKEKIVAATRCVSACGISGDGSSEEEYCCDMVKEVKTSLMDLMEKEFSCSICGEMLIESTVTNCNHVFCSFCLQEWKKKQKKCPFCRGPLSKEVRAVIIDDYITSFMKLLSEKMYAERMKVISDRTAKKAPPPPPTPQGRGRTARRNSRQAAAVVDLS; encoded by the exons ATGATGAGTAGAAAACGCGAAGCTGCACCACCAGCTTTAATTTTGTTGAGTGATATCAAAGAAGCTGTACCGAAATTTAATGTCATTGATTCTCCATCA TTTCTTATTGGAAGATCCCCAGATTCGAATTTAACCCTGCTAGGAAAGAATATTTCTAGAAAGCACTGCACCTTCGATTACGATGAAGAAGCAAAAAAATGGAAGATCCAGTCACAT AGCCGTACTCCTGTCTCCGTTCAAGGGAAAAATGTCAAAGCAAACTCTTCGATTACTTTGGAATGCggtgataaaataaaaattacgccaaaTATTGTTTTCGAATTCAAATGTTCTCCCGACAGTCAACAAAAATGCTGTATGGATTTTAAGAGACCGAGATTCTCTAGCGACGATGAAGA GGATGAAGACGATGATATTTCTTCTACAAGAAACGCGCAAAACTTGAACGACGACGTTGCATTTCCCGATTTGGACGATGATATTGGATATCCCAACTTGGACGATGACGTTGCGCTTATTCCACACATCAACGATGTGGACGAGGATATTTCACTTATCACCGATTTTGGCAACGTAAAGAAGAATGTAGCGTCAATTCCAAACGTTGATAGCGACGATCAAACTGCTTCATTCGACGACAAACCTGAGTTACCAAGCACTCTTCCTGTTGCATTATTACCAGATTCTGAGGATTTTACAGAATTTCGCGCCAATTATTCTGATTCGGTTACTGAATCGTACAATAAAGCGTATTCGGATCCGGTATCACCGTCTGGCATTGATTCGTTACCTTTATCGAATGATAATgttgattttac TTCGCCTCTCACCGTTGACGATTTGGAGAAAGAAATACAAAGTTACGTAAACTTCGATCTAGACATCTTCGGCGATAAAGCTTCGAGCCATCAAAAGCTGAAAGATGATTTGGAATATAGACTCAAATTCataagaaaattaattaatttcaactcaTCTTGCGAATCATACTTCTCCAACCCGGACGATGTTTACATGTTGAAAGCGTCAATTGAAGAATTACCCGCTGAACTTTCAAAATCAgactatcaaaatgaaaaaacgttgTGTAAACAgtcagatgaaaaattgaatcgtattATTTTGAACATGGATGCAATATTGATGGAGAAAACTAAACTGGCTGCCAATTTCGTGcataaatttctcgaaaaatttcccaGTAAAAAGCTTCATGatactttcgaaaattcgcaaAATCTTCTGGACGACGACGGACTAGATTTC AAACCAAAAAGTACGCTTGGTGGTAAAGAACACGAAGATCTCGTTCGCGAAAAAAACGATTTACaaactgaaatagaaaaatacaaGGAAGAAAATAAGCGACATAAAGAA AATACGAGCTGGCAAGAATCAAGAATTAAATTTCTAGAGCTGAAAATAAAGGACAAAGAAAAACTCGAGATTGAACTGGAAAATGCGAAAGAA GAAACCGAACTATTGGAAAAACAAAATGCTGATATGAAACGCGATTTGGCCAATCTCGAAATAATGGAATTAGAGTACAAAAACATATTGGAAACGAATAAATACCGCGAAGAAGATAAACGA GATAAAGATGCTTTACAGCGCACTATTAATACTCTGGAGAGTCAGATGAAAGTACTTAAAGAAGATAATGCTCTATTATTGAGTGATAATTGTGTAAAGAAGGATGAAATTACAAACCTGAAAAAG AAATGCGAGGAGTTAGAAGAAAagatcaaagaaaaaattgtcgcCGCTACACGATGCGTTAGTGCATGTGGAA TTTCAGGTGACGGTTCTTCAGAAGAAGAGTATTGCTGTGATATGGTCAAGGAAGTTAAAACCAGTTTAATGGACTTGATGGAAAAAGAATTTAGTTGCAGCATTTGCGGTGAAATGCTTATAGAA TCCACAGTTACTAACTGCAACCACGTATTCTGCTCGTTTTGTCTACAAGAGTGGAAGAAGAAACAAAAGAAATGTCCGTTTTGCCGAGGACCGCTTTCTAAAGAAGTCAGAGCTGTTATTATAGACGATTACATCACAAGCTTCATGAAACTGCTTTCCGAAAAAATGTACGCCGAACGAATGAAAGTGATCAGTGACAGAACAG ctaaaaaagcACCACCGCCGCCTCCAACTCCTCAAGGCAGAGGTAGAACCGCTAGGAGGAACAGTAGGCAAGCAGCCgc AGTTGTTGATCTCAGCTGA